A genome region from Streptomyces sp. S4.7 includes the following:
- a CDS encoding bifunctional 3'-5' exonuclease/DNA polymerase → MIGRWALAPADGGGAWLVPLGADARPAGAVLREPDLVEAVRARLPEVTRWVWRSTAELAPRLLAAGVRVERCYDIEAAELLLLGHEGRLGEPRSAAAAWARLRRGPVPPDPPPRAAEPGSQSSLFEPQAGADVPFEGLLEVYAEQQRRHDAAQEPDRMRLLTASESAGTLVAAEMHAAGLPWRADVHRALLDELLGERYAGGGEPRRLAELADRVSEAFGRRVRPDLPADVVKAFTRAGFQVRSTRRWELEEIDHPAVAPLIEYKKLYRIWTAHGWSWLQDWVRDGRFRPEYLPGGTVSGRWTTNGGGALQIPRVIRGAVVADEGWRLVVADADQMEPRVLAAISRDRGLMEVAGHDDDLYKVLSDRAFSGDRAQAKLALLGAIYGQTSGDGLKNLAALRRRFPQAVAYVDDAARAGEEGRLVRTWLGRTSPPAAGSEDGGEAGIPQESDEAAPGDGEFTPGYASTNARARGRFTRNFVVQGSAADWALLMLAALRSATAGMRAELVFFQHDEVIVHCPREEAADVAVAIREAGELAGRIAFGRTPVRFPFTTATVERYSDAK, encoded by the coding sequence ATGATCGGACGGTGGGCTCTGGCCCCGGCGGACGGCGGTGGCGCCTGGCTCGTGCCGCTGGGCGCGGACGCGCGCCCAGCCGGTGCGGTGCTGCGCGAGCCCGATCTCGTCGAGGCGGTCAGGGCGCGGCTGCCCGAGGTCACGCGGTGGGTCTGGCGCTCCACCGCCGAGCTGGCGCCCCGGCTGCTGGCGGCCGGGGTCCGGGTCGAGCGGTGTTACGACATCGAGGCGGCGGAGCTGCTGCTGCTCGGCCATGAGGGGCGGCTCGGGGAGCCCCGGTCGGCCGCCGCCGCCTGGGCGCGGCTGCGGCGGGGGCCCGTACCGCCCGATCCGCCGCCGCGCGCCGCCGAGCCCGGTTCGCAGTCCTCGCTCTTCGAGCCGCAGGCCGGCGCGGACGTGCCGTTCGAGGGCCTGCTGGAGGTGTACGCGGAGCAGCAGCGCAGACATGACGCGGCGCAGGAGCCTGACCGGATGCGGCTGCTGACGGCGTCGGAGTCGGCGGGGACGCTGGTGGCCGCCGAGATGCACGCGGCGGGCCTGCCGTGGCGGGCGGATGTGCACCGGGCCCTGCTGGACGAGCTGCTGGGCGAGCGGTACGCGGGCGGGGGCGAGCCGCGACGCCTGGCGGAGCTGGCCGACCGGGTCTCGGAGGCGTTCGGACGGCGCGTGCGGCCCGATCTGCCGGCGGACGTGGTGAAGGCGTTCACGCGGGCCGGGTTCCAGGTGAGGTCGACGCGGCGGTGGGAGCTGGAGGAGATCGACCACCCGGCGGTGGCTCCGCTGATCGAGTACAAGAAGCTGTACCGCATCTGGACGGCGCACGGCTGGAGCTGGCTCCAGGACTGGGTGCGGGACGGCCGCTTCCGCCCGGAGTACCTGCCGGGCGGCACGGTCTCCGGCCGCTGGACGACCAACGGCGGCGGCGCGCTGCAGATCCCGCGCGTGATACGGGGAGCGGTCGTCGCCGACGAGGGCTGGCGGCTGGTCGTGGCGGACGCCGACCAGATGGAGCCGCGCGTCCTCGCCGCGATCTCGCGCGACCGGGGGCTGATGGAGGTCGCCGGGCATGACGACGATCTGTACAAGGTGCTGTCGGACCGCGCGTTCTCCGGCGACCGCGCGCAGGCGAAGCTCGCGCTGCTGGGCGCGATCTACGGCCAGACGTCGGGCGACGGCCTGAAGAATCTGGCCGCCCTGCGAAGACGGTTCCCGCAGGCCGTCGCGTATGTCGACGACGCGGCGCGGGCGGGAGAGGAGGGGCGGCTCGTACGGACATGGCTGGGCCGGACGAGTCCGCCGGCCGCCGGTTCGGAGGACGGCGGCGAGGCGGGCATCCCGCAGGAGTCCGACGAGGCGGCGCCCGGCGACGGTGAGTTCACGCCGGGGTACGCGTCGACGAACGCACGCGCGCGTGGCCGCTTCACGCGAAACTTCGTGGTGCAGGGCAGCGCGGCCGACTGGGCGCTGCTGATGCTGGCGGCGCTGCGGAGCGCGACCGCCGGGATGCGGGCGGAGCTGGTCTTCTTCCAGCACGACGAGGTGATCGTGCACTGTCCCCGGGAGGAGGCGGCGGACGTGGCGGTGGCGATCCGTGAGGCCGGTGAGCTGGCGGGCCGCATCGCTTTCGGGCGTACGCCGGTGCGGTTCCCGTTCACGACGGCCACGGTGGAGCGGTACTCGGACGCCAAGTGA
- a CDS encoding VOC family protein, with amino-acid sequence MNHTIVHARDNRASAEFLANILDLEIGTEWGPFIPVDTANGVTLDFATVDEKSIAPQHYAFLVPEDDFDGIFGRIKDAGVDFFGDPHGRLPGRINHNHGGRGVYFLDPSGHYLEVITQPYDNVGADTAG; translated from the coding sequence TTGAATCACACGATCGTGCACGCCCGTGACAACCGGGCTTCCGCCGAATTCCTGGCGAACATCCTGGATCTGGAGATCGGCACCGAATGGGGCCCCTTCATTCCGGTGGACACCGCGAACGGCGTCACTCTGGACTTCGCGACCGTCGATGAGAAGTCCATCGCCCCGCAGCATTACGCGTTCCTCGTGCCCGAGGACGATTTCGACGGAATCTTCGGGCGCATCAAGGATGCGGGAGTCGATTTCTTCGGCGATCCGCACGGCAGGCTCCCGGGCCGGATCAACCACAACCACGGCGGCCGGGGCGTGTATTTCCTCGATCCGTCGGGTCACTACCTCGAAGTGATCACGCAGCCGTACGACAACGTCGGCGCGGACACGGCCGGGTGA